A segment of the Bacteroidia bacterium genome:
TTCTGTACCTAGCGTTTCTGCTGTGTGGCGCGCTGCGGATTGGTTAGAACGAGAGACTTATGACTTAATGGGAATTAAGTTTGAAAACCATCCTGATTTACGCCGTATTCTTTGTCCTGATGATTGGGTAGGGCATCCTCTTCGTAAAGATTACGAAGTTCAGGAATACTATCATGGGATTAAAGTAAAATACTAGGCTTTACACATTAACAGAAAGTTATTCATAGCGCTCCTTTCAAGGTCTAGGGGGCGCTATTGTTTTCTTATGTTAAGTTAATGTGTATTTTTTGTTCAATATCTTTATTTTTGCGGCATGAACAGAGGTCCCGTTTCAGAATTTATTGAAAAAAACTTCTTGCACTTTAACGCTGCTGCCCTATTAGACGCAGCAAAGGCTTATGAAAAACACATATCCGAAGGTGGAAAAATGATGATTACCCTAGCAGGAGCAATGAGCACCGCTGAACTGGGAATATCTTTGGCAGAAATGATTAGGCAAGATAAGGTTCATATAATTTCCTGCACAGGTGCAAATTTAGAGGAAGATATCATGAACTTAGTTGCACATAATCACTACAAACGTATACCTAATTACAGGGATTTAACACCTGAAGATGAATGGGAACTCTTACAAAATGGCTTTAACAGAGTAACAGATACTTGTATCCCCGAAGAAGAAGCTTTTAGGCGTATTCAAAAGCATATCTATAAGCAATGGAAAAACGCGCAAGATAAGGGGGAACGGTACTTTCCTCATGAATATATGTATAAAATGCTGCTTTCAAGGGAAATGGAGCAGTACTACGAAATTGACCCCAAAAATAGCTGGGTATTGGCTGCAGCAGAGAAAAATTTACCTATGGTAGTACCAGGCTGGGAAGATTCCACAATGGGAAACATTTTTGCTTCTTACTGCATAAAAGGAGAATTGCAGCCTAACATTGTCAAGTCTGGAATTGAGTACATGGTTTGGTTAGCAGATTGGTATGTGAAAAATTGTTCAGGTAAAGGCATAGGATTCTTTCAAATTGGGGGAGGAATTGCAGGAGACTTCCCTATATGCGTTGTCCCTATGTTATATCAAGATTTACAAATGCATGATATTCCATTTTGGAGCTATTTTTGCCAAATTTCGGATTCTACTACTAGTTACGGTTCTTATTCGGGAGCAGTACCTAATGAAAAAATAACATGGGGTAAACTTGGCGTAGATACTCCTAAATTTATCATAGAATCGGATGCAACCATCGTAGCACCCTTGATTTTTGCTTGGGTGTTAGGAATGTAGTAACTTTTTGATAGGTCTTTCATTCTTTACATAAACATAATTGTAAAAACGAGAAAAACTTGTCAACTTTGTACTAAAATATAAATGGCGTATGTATAAAAGCTGTGTGCTATTATTTATTTACCTTGCTTTGAACACTTCAATGGCACAAATCATCAATCAGTTTATTTATCCTGATGAATTTTGTGTCTTTCAAAAGTCTATGCTTAAAAAGAAGTATGTCAAGCAGCTAGATGTCTATACAACTGAAGATATGCGGAAAGAAACCTTAGTAGAAAGCTATAATTTTGAAAAAGGCGTTATCAACGGGTATAGAAATGCTAATAACAGCAACTATGCAGTATACGTACGTACAGCATACGGTAGCCGTTATATAGATAGCGTAGTTTGCCCCACAGAAGCTCGGATTAGCTTAACTTACAATGGTCCTAGAATAAAGGTAGTGTACTACCAATACGACAGTGTCAATAAATCTTTTCAGGCTAACCCAACTATTTACGAAATAAAAACCAACGATTTTGCTAAAATAACAGCAGTGAATGCTTACCGATTAGAAGGCAAAAAAAAGGTAAAGCTTTACAACATTACTTACAAGTACGAAGGGGCTACCGTACTTAAATCTTTTTCAGGTGTTGTAGCAGGACAAAAAATTAAAGGAACAGTGGAAAGCGACTATTCAGGTAAAATTCAAAAAGTTATCTATCCTGATAAAGAAATTACTCACAAATACAGTAAGGACGGTCTATTAAGCCAAAAAACTGTTAATGCAAAAGATAGTGAACCTATCACGTACTACTTCAAATATACGTTTGAATAATTATGGCAGATTTTAAGGAAGAGCAAAATTTGGTTATTCATTTGATAGAATATCTCAAAAAACATTTTTTAGTTACAAAGCAGGAGATAAAAATTGATATACTCAAAACCGCAGCAGCACTTCTTTTTACGGTACTGCTGCTGTGTGTATCCTTATTTTTTTTGTTCACTTTAACAATTTGTTTAGCCTTTGTATTGAGATTCTGGATGGGAAGCTATATTTTAGCTTTTGGAATTCTAGCTCTTTTTTATGCCATTTTAGCACTTATTCTTTACTTTTATCGTGTTAAGTTGAAATCAAAAATTGTACAGAAAATCATCGAACAAATAGAACAATAATTTGGAATGTAACATATTCGTTTTTTATATTTGTAACAAAATTACAAGGGTAAGCATGGTAAACTTACATAAATACTACTTTGACATGGTACAAGAAAACATCCTTGTGCTGTTCAAAGGCTACGTAACTCCTGACTTATTAAGTGCTATTTTGGAAATTGCAGAGCAAAAATTAGAAGAACTCGGCGAGGCTAAACGCATTCAAAAAAAAGTATATAATGTATTGGTAGAAGCTTTTCAAAATGCATATAACCATGTTGATGAGATTGAAAATCCTTTGTACAAAAATTCGGTTATTTTGTCGGTAGGCAGAGATGAAGACTTTTACTACGTGATGACAGGAAACTGCATGTACGCTAACCGTGTTGATAAACT
Coding sequences within it:
- a CDS encoding phage holin family protein, which gives rise to MADFKEEQNLVIHLIEYLKKHFLVTKQEIKIDILKTAAALLFTVLLLCVSLFFLFTLTICLAFVLRFWMGSYILAFGILALFYAILALILYFYRVKLKSKIVQKIIEQIEQ
- a CDS encoding SiaB family protein kinase is translated as MVNLHKYYFDMVQENILVLFKGYVTPDLLSAILEIAEQKLEELGEAKRIQKKVYNVLVEAFQNAYNHVDEIENPLYKNSVILSVGRDEDFYYVMTGNCMYANRVDKLKSNIEEINGLSKEELKERYMNVMANEGFSEKGGAGLGLMDLIRKSGRPLEYNFTPINENYSYFSLCVRVPVQES
- a CDS encoding deoxyhypusine synthase family protein, with protein sequence MNRGPVSEFIEKNFLHFNAAALLDAAKAYEKHISEGGKMMITLAGAMSTAELGISLAEMIRQDKVHIISCTGANLEEDIMNLVAHNHYKRIPNYRDLTPEDEWELLQNGFNRVTDTCIPEEEAFRRIQKHIYKQWKNAQDKGERYFPHEYMYKMLLSREMEQYYEIDPKNSWVLAAAEKNLPMVVPGWEDSTMGNIFASYCIKGELQPNIVKSGIEYMVWLADWYVKNCSGKGIGFFQIGGGIAGDFPICVVPMLYQDLQMHDIPFWSYFCQISDSTTSYGSYSGAVPNEKITWGKLGVDTPKFIIESDATIVAPLIFAWVLGM